One Clostridium sp. CM027 genomic window carries:
- a CDS encoding GH25 family lysozyme has translation MGFIKGIDISSYQQNVDLKKVKNSGIEIVYIKATEGINYKNPLLQSQYSGAIEAGLKIGFYHFLRANDPILEAKHFLSVIEGLSSDCKYVIDVEVALGQTVTKTSSNVRLFANYLISNNKEVCIYTGDYFYANNLNSSVKDIPLWVAHYGAAKPDVINYIGFQYSSSGGVDGINGPVDLNEFKSDIFINSVSHVPVNIVVVAFQHAVNILGLKDKNGDKLVEDGIKGTHTNEVVAKTFVTRGAHNELVRWIQQRLIALGFSCGKTGSDSNFGLNTLLSVQHFQASRGLKPDGIVGPITIIQLLK, from the coding sequence ATGGGTTTTATTAAAGGAATAGATATATCTAGTTACCAACAAAATGTAGATTTAAAAAAAGTAAAAAACAGTGGAATAGAAATAGTTTATATTAAAGCCACGGAAGGAATCAATTATAAAAATCCACTGTTACAATCACAATATAGTGGAGCAATTGAAGCAGGACTTAAAATTGGGTTTTATCATTTTTTAAGAGCAAATGATCCAATATTAGAAGCAAAACATTTTCTAAGTGTTATAGAAGGGCTTTCATCCGATTGTAAATACGTTATAGATGTAGAAGTGGCATTAGGGCAAACCGTAACTAAGACAAGCTCTAATGTAAGACTTTTCGCGAATTATCTAATATCAAATAATAAGGAAGTATGCATTTATACAGGAGATTATTTTTACGCAAACAATTTAAATAGCTCAGTTAAAGATATACCTTTGTGGGTGGCTCATTATGGAGCAGCAAAGCCCGATGTAATTAATTATATAGGATTTCAATATTCAAGCTCTGGGGGAGTAGACGGAATAAATGGACCTGTTGATTTAAATGAATTTAAATCTGATATATTTATTAATTCAGTCTCACATGTACCTGTAAATATTGTTGTAGTAGCTTTTCAACATGCTGTCAACATACTCGGATTAAAAGATAAAAACGGGGACAAGCTTGTTGAAGATGGCATCAAAGGTACACATACTAATGAGGTTGTAGCTAAGACATTTGTTACTAGAGGCGCCCATAATGAACTTGTAAGGTGGATACAGCAGCGACTTATTGCATTAGGATTTAGTTGTGGTAAAACAGGATCTGATTCAAATTTTGGATTGAACACATTATTATCTGTTCAGCATTTTCAGGCTTCAAGAGGGTTAAAACCAGATGGAATTGTCGGGCCAATAACCATAATACAACTTTTAAAATAA
- a CDS encoding YitT family protein, translating to MFNYINKNIIKNIFFILLGSLISSLGINLFISKAKLLSGGATGISLIIQYLFKFPAGYTILLLNIPLLILSYKYLNKRFTIFSIIGIISFSLFLILTAPLKELIGTNDTLLLCLYGGVLNGIGIGIIFSNHGSGGGANIVSALIKVKHDNFNIGQISFCVNMIIVCIGTFFFGVTSALYTIASMYITAEVTDRIIHGMKKQKLVLIITTKEKEICSGILYKMHRGVTFLYGEGAYTGNHQKILFCTVALHQIPELKLIIKEIDNNAFMIIVDASEVRGKGFKNDLI from the coding sequence ATGTTTAATTATATAAACAAAAATATCATTAAGAATATCTTCTTTATACTACTGGGAAGTTTGATATCTTCACTCGGAATTAATTTGTTTATTTCCAAAGCCAAACTTCTAAGTGGTGGTGCAACTGGTATATCGTTAATTATCCAATATTTATTTAAATTTCCTGCTGGATATACTATACTCTTATTAAATATTCCGTTATTAATACTAAGTTATAAATATCTTAACAAACGATTTACTATTTTTTCAATTATAGGTATAATCTCATTTTCTTTGTTCTTAATTTTAACTGCTCCTTTAAAAGAACTGATTGGCACAAACGATACGTTACTATTATGTTTATACGGTGGAGTATTAAATGGAATTGGCATAGGAATAATATTCAGCAATCACGGTTCCGGAGGAGGAGCCAACATTGTTTCAGCTTTGATAAAAGTAAAACATGATAACTTTAATATAGGACAAATATCATTTTGTGTTAATATGATAATTGTTTGTATCGGTACTTTCTTTTTTGGAGTAACTAGCGCGTTGTATACTATAGCTTCTATGTATATAACGGCTGAAGTTACCGATAGAATAATTCATGGAATGAAAAAACAAAAATTAGTTCTTATTATTACTACAAAAGAAAAAGAAATTTGTAGTGGAATTTTGTATAAAATGCATAGAGGAGTTACTTTTTTATATGGAGAAGGTGCATATACTGGTAATCATCAAAAAATATTATTCTGTACAGTAGCACTCCATCAAATTCCCGAATTAAAATTAATAATTAAAGAAATAGACAATAATGCTTTTATGATAATAGTTGATGCTTCAGAGGTGAGAGGTAAAGGATTTAAAAACGATTTAATATAG